The bacterium genome has a segment encoding these proteins:
- a CDS encoding permease gives PLVHAFVSQGMSIGAGMVLLLVGPITSWGTILVLRKEFGGKTLAVYLVIIAVMALALGWCFSTI, from the coding sequence TCCTTTGGTGCATGCTTTTGTATCGCAGGGGATGAGCATTGGAGCAGGGATGGTGCTTTTGCTGGTAGGGCCGATTACCAGCTGGGGAACTATCCTAGTCTTAAGGAAAGAATTCGGCGGAAAAACCCTGGCAGTTTACTTGGTGATTATTGCTGTAATGGCTTTGGCTCTGGGCTGGTGTTTTTCGAC